A section of the Ruficoccus amylovorans genome encodes:
- a CDS encoding IS30 family transposase — MSTRSYRRLRVEDRPIIYRMRKAGKSQREIAHFLGFSQSSISKELSRNRGLRGYRPGQAHAKALGRQQCKRRRHRVIEGELEALVRERIECKHSPEQISGALRRQGRPAPSRTSIYTFIQADRDRGGTLYRHLRINGKRRYRHKNKASRHKLPARVDIELRPAIVQRRERYGDWEADLIAGCRGGGYLLSLYERKSRYGRLALLQSKDANETAEAIIGVLQGYRVHTITYDNGLEFAGHRRVSEALGAAGFFCKPYHSWEKGGVENFNGLVRQYFPKGTNFLDVGEPRLAHIEAQLNQRPRKTLHFLSPNNLKLHFAA; from the coding sequence ATGTCAACAAGAAGCTACCGTCGCCTCCGCGTGGAGGATCGTCCCATTATTTATCGCATGCGTAAAGCCGGAAAGAGTCAGCGCGAGATCGCCCATTTTCTGGGGTTTTCTCAATCGAGCATCAGCAAGGAGCTGAGTCGTAATCGGGGGCTGCGCGGGTATCGTCCTGGACAAGCGCATGCCAAGGCGCTTGGGCGTCAGCAGTGCAAGCGTCGTCGTCACCGCGTGATCGAGGGAGAGTTGGAGGCCCTCGTGCGGGAGCGGATTGAGTGCAAGCACAGCCCCGAGCAGATCAGCGGAGCTCTGCGGCGGCAGGGGCGTCCGGCGCCTTCGCGTACGAGCATCTACACGTTTATCCAGGCTGACCGTGATCGCGGGGGCACGCTTTACCGGCACCTGCGCATCAACGGCAAACGCCGCTACCGGCACAAGAACAAAGCCAGCCGCCACAAGCTCCCGGCCCGCGTGGACATTGAGCTGCGGCCTGCGATCGTGCAGCGGCGCGAGCGTTACGGCGACTGGGAGGCGGACCTCATCGCCGGTTGCCGGGGTGGAGGCTACCTGCTGAGTCTTTACGAGCGCAAGAGCCGCTATGGGCGGCTGGCGCTGCTGCAAAGCAAAGATGCCAACGAGACCGCTGAGGCCATTATCGGCGTCCTGCAAGGCTACCGCGTGCACACCATCACCTATGACAACGGGCTGGAGTTCGCCGGACACCGGCGCGTCAGTGAGGCCCTCGGCGCAGCCGGATTCTTTTGCAAGCCCTACCACTCATGGGAAAAAGGCGGCGTCGAGAACTTCAACGGACTCGTCCGACAATACTTCCCCAAGGGCACAAACTTCCTCGATGTGGGCGAGCCTAGGCTCGCCCACATCGAAGCCCAACTCAACCAACGCCCACGCAAAACCCTACACTTCCTTTCTCCCAACAACCTCAAACTACACTTCGCCGCTTGA